Proteins encoded by one window of Heliangelus exortis chromosome 5, bHelExo1.hap1, whole genome shotgun sequence:
- the RPS29 gene encoding small ribosomal subunit protein uS14, protein MGHQQLYWSHPRKFGQGSRSCRVCSNRHGLIRKYGLNMCRQCFRQYAKDIGFIKLD, encoded by the exons ATGGGGCACCAACAGCTCTACTGGAGCCACCCCAGGAAATTCGGACAGGGCTCGCGTTCCTG CCGCGTGTGCTCCAACCGCCACGGCCTCATTCGCAAGTACGGACTGAACATGTGCCGGCAATGCTTCCGCCAGTACGCCAAGGACATCGGATTCATCAAG CTGGATTGA